In Lagopus muta isolate bLagMut1 chromosome 6, bLagMut1 primary, whole genome shotgun sequence, one DNA window encodes the following:
- the LOC125694384 gene encoding retinol dehydrogenase 12-like: MELAAAMPSCWGAVLGAAVSVPLLMLAAAPYIRRYVAGGRCGSAARLDGKVAVITGANTGIGKETARELARRGARVIVACRDIAKAEAAAREIRAETNNQQVIVKKLDLADTKSIREFANSFLAEEKELHILINNAGVMLCPYSKTADGFEMHLGVNHLGHFLLTFLLLERLKQSAPSRIVNVSSLAHHGGRIRFHDLNGEKSYNRGLAYCHSKLANVLFTRELARRLQGTKVTANSLHPGSVHSELVRHSFVMSWLWRIFSFFLKTPWEGAQTSVYCAVAEELESVTGQYFSDCRPAYVSPWGRDDETAKKLWNVSCELLGIQWD; encoded by the exons ATGGAGCTGGCGGCGGCGATGCCGAGCTGCTGGGGCGCGGTGCTGGGCGCTGCCGTGTCCGTGCCCCTCCTGATGCTGGCGGCGGCGCCCTATATCAG GCGGTACGTGGCCGGAGGGCGGTGCGGGTCCGCGGCCAGGCTGGACGGGAAGGTGGCGGTGATCACGGGCGCCAACACCGGCATCGGGAAAGAGACCGCCAGGGAGCTCGCACGGAGAG GTGCAAGGGTGATCGTTGCCTGCAGAGACATAGCAaaggcagaagctgcagcacGCGAAATCCGAGCTGAGACAAACAATCAGCAAGTCATTGTGAAAAAGTTGGACTTGGCTGATACAAAGTCCATCCGGGAGTTTGCAAACAGCTTTCTAGCAG aagagaaggaactTCATATCCTCATTAATAATGCTGGGGTAATGTTATGCCCTTACTCCAAGACAGCCGATGGCTTTGAGATGCACCTGGGAGTGAATCATCTTG gtcattttcttttaaccttCTTATTACTGGAGCGTCTGAAGCAGTCTGCACCATCCCGCATTGTGAACGTGTCCTCACTGGCTCATCACGGAGGCCGAATCCGCTTCCATGACCTCAATGGCGAGAAGAGCTACAATCGTGGCCTCGCCTACTGTCACAGCAAGTTGGCCAATGTCCTTTTCACCCGAGAGCTGGCAAGGCGGCTGCAAG GCACTAAAGTCACAGCAAACTCTCTCCATCCTGGCTCTGTCCATTCTGAGTTGGTCCGGCACTCATTTGTAATGTCATGGCTGTGGAggatattttcattcttcttgaAGACTCCATGGGAAGGAGCTCAGACCAGTGTGTACTGTGCAGTAGCAGAGGAGCTAGAATCTGTGACAGGACAATATTTCAG TGATTGCCGGCCAGCGTATGTATCTCCATGGGGTCGGGATGATGAGACAGCAAAGAAGCTCTGGAATGTGAGCTGTGAGCTCCTCGGCATCCAGTGGGACTGA